Proteins from one Amycolatopsis benzoatilytica AK 16/65 genomic window:
- a CDS encoding response regulator transcription factor: MRILVVDDDRAVRESLRRSLEFNGYTVELASDGAQALEAILANRPDAMVLDVMMPRLDGLEVARRLRSTGDDLPILVLTARDTVSDRVSGLDAGAADYLPKPFALEELLARLRALLRRAVPDGQQGETSEVLSFGDLTLDPGTREVRRGGREISLTRTEFALLELFLSYPKHVLTRGRILEEVWGYDFPTSGNALEVYVGYLRRKTEADGEPRLIHTVRGVGYVLRETPP; this comes from the coding sequence ATGCGCATCCTCGTGGTGGACGACGACCGTGCCGTCCGTGAATCGCTCAGGCGGTCTTTGGAGTTCAACGGCTACACCGTGGAGCTCGCGAGCGATGGTGCGCAGGCGTTGGAGGCGATCCTGGCCAATCGGCCGGATGCGATGGTCCTGGACGTCATGATGCCGCGGCTGGACGGGCTCGAGGTGGCCCGACGGCTCCGCAGCACCGGCGACGACCTGCCGATTCTCGTGCTGACCGCGCGGGACACCGTCTCCGACCGGGTCTCCGGCCTCGACGCGGGTGCCGCCGACTACCTGCCGAAACCGTTCGCCCTGGAGGAACTGCTCGCCCGGCTGCGTGCGCTGCTGCGCCGCGCGGTCCCGGACGGGCAGCAGGGCGAGACGTCCGAGGTGCTCTCGTTCGGCGATCTGACGCTGGACCCGGGTACTCGCGAGGTCCGCCGCGGCGGTCGCGAGATCAGTCTCACCCGTACCGAGTTCGCGCTGCTCGAGCTGTTCCTCTCGTACCCCAAGCACGTGCTGACCCGCGGAAGGATCCTGGAGGAAGTATGGGGTTACGACTTCCCGACGTCGGGCAACGCACTGGAGGTCTACGTCGGCTACTTGCGCCGCAAGACGGAAGCGGACGGCGAGCCGAGGCTGATCCACACGGTGCGTGGAGTGGGGTACGTCCTGCGCGAGACTCCGCCGTGA
- a CDS encoding trimeric intracellular cation channel family protein: MLLTALEFLGLVAFAASGALAAVRARLDVFGVVVVGLTTALGGGIMRDVLLGIHPPTTLRNWPYLAVCAVTALVVFAFHPQVARLRHAVLLADAVGLGVFATAGTTVAINAGTAGYAACLIGMTSGIGGGAVRDLLLREIPLVLRKEIYAMAALTGAVCVWIGHDLHLPAGVVTTFSAVVVVAIRVLTLWRHWNAPVARPPEEHSQ; this comes from the coding sequence CTCGGGCTGGTGGCGTTCGCCGCGTCCGGTGCGCTGGCCGCGGTCCGGGCGCGGCTGGACGTGTTCGGCGTCGTCGTGGTCGGCCTGACCACGGCGCTCGGCGGCGGCATCATGCGCGACGTGCTCCTCGGCATCCACCCGCCGACGACCCTGCGCAACTGGCCTTACCTGGCCGTGTGCGCGGTGACGGCACTGGTGGTGTTCGCCTTCCATCCGCAGGTCGCCCGTCTGCGGCACGCGGTGCTGCTCGCCGACGCGGTCGGGCTGGGAGTGTTCGCCACGGCCGGGACCACGGTGGCGATCAACGCCGGGACCGCCGGGTACGCCGCCTGCCTGATCGGGATGACGAGCGGCATCGGCGGCGGCGCGGTCCGCGACCTGCTGCTGCGGGAGATCCCGCTCGTGCTGCGCAAGGAGATCTATGCGATGGCCGCGCTGACCGGCGCGGTGTGCGTGTGGATCGGGCACGACCTGCATCTCCCGGCGGGAGTGGTCACGACCTTCTCCGCGGTGGTCGTGGTGGCGATCCGCGTGCTGACTCTGTGGCGGCATTGGAACGCGCCGGTCGCCCGGCCGCCGGAGGAGCACTCTCAGTGA